The proteins below come from a single Miscanthus floridulus cultivar M001 chromosome 1, ASM1932011v1, whole genome shotgun sequence genomic window:
- the LOC136488670 gene encoding uncharacterized protein translates to MKVLVAVDDSDGSRHALAWVLDHLFPAAEQQHEEEPQPPPALVLVHAQEPLRHVMMYPVGPGSAVYGAPSMMEWVRAAQAENARNLLDRANRICNRRGVSSEGVMVEGDPRDALCRAAQDMGARLLVVGSRGLGAIKRAFLGSVSDYCAQHASCPIMVVKPPHDNEHDHRATT, encoded by the exons atgaaggtgctggtcGCGGTGGACGACAGCGACGGCAGCCGCCATGCGCTGGCCTGGGTGCTCGACCACCTCTTCCCGGCCGCCGAGCAGCAGCATGAGGAGGAGCCTCAGCCGCCGCCGGCGCTGGTGCTCGTCCACGCCCAGGAGCCGCTCCGGCACGTCATGATGTACCCGGTCGGGCCAG GGTCCGCGGTGTACGGTGCGCCGTCGATGATGGAGTGGGTGCGGGCGGCGCAGGCGGAGAATGCACGCAACCTGCTCGACAGGGCCAACCGGATCTGCAACCGACGAGGG GTGAGCTCGGAGGGCGTGATGGTGGAGGGTGATCCCAGGGATGCGTTGTGCCGCGCCGCCCAAGACATGGGCGCCAGGCTGCTCGTCGTCGGCAGCCGTGGCCTCGGCGCCATCAAGAG GGCGTTCCTGGGGAGCGTGAGCGACTACTGCGCGCAGCACGCGAGCTGCCCGATCATGGTGGTCAAGCCTCCTCACGACAACGAGCATGACCACCGGGCGACGACCTGA
- the LOC136459648 gene encoding uncharacterized protein, whose protein sequence is MNATQGSGSSSQQDSQSLPPQTESVNDSEPIQIDDDEPEDMDFGTKRKLTSVLGGKSTNGTRHLHDHLKICTLKKIKLKGQQKTLEPSALRFGSKGGKISVENYTFDPEVARKELASMIVVHEYPLCIVDHAGFRRFIYVPAPHTAEVISEVLYEALVE, encoded by the exons ATGAACGCAACTCAAGGCAGCGGGAGTAGCAGCCAACAAGATTCACAATCACTTCCACCACAAACTGAATCTGTTAATGATTCTGAGCCGATAcaaattgatgatgatgagcccgaAGACATGGACTTTGGCACTAAGAGAAAGCTGACTTCTGTT CTTGGAGGGAAAAGCACAAATGGGACAAGGCATCTACATGATCATTTGAAAATATGCACACTTAAAAAGATCAAGCTAAAGGGTCAGCAGAAGACACTTGAACCATCAGCCTTGAGGTTCGGTTCTAAAGGAGGGAAAATATCAGTGGAGAATTACACATTTGATCCAGAAGTTGCTAGGAAGGAGCTTGCTTCCATGATTGTAGTGCATGAGTATCCTTTATGTATTGTTGACCATGCTGGCTTTCGAAG GTTTATCTATGTCCCAGCTCCACACACAGCTGAAGTTATCAGTGAAGTGCTCTATGAAGCATTGGTGGAGTAG
- the LOC136536925 gene encoding protein RRP6-like 2 isoform X3, translated as MEADEASAPPPPPWAQNKSAAAIEASSGPLAAAASRLSARSRALPSSRDFHFYNNFPAFKSPVGAAAAKADASLGVLGAAPLLPTRQQQPFPGGGDLYDAYDWLVALNDDLLERFGASTDEFKALREKEEASGRRAAPEAGDGDGDGDGFQVVCGKKKKKVGDVGEERVGRVEAFGGSGSVKMVTKDKAAAPGVKAKVPFHIRTIPRPQDVYRIVVDNSSKPFEHVLLERSEDGTRVVHPLEKLPVEQLISRNVPDSEPVKPPALDDTPFTFVEDLKTLEVLATKLKNATEFAVDLEHNHYRSFQGLTCLMQISTRTEDFIVDTLKLRKYLGDYLRDFFRDPTKKKVMHGAGRDIIWLQRDFSIYVCNLFDTGQASKVMQMDRNSLEHLLHHFCEVTANKEYQAADWRLRPLPDEMIKYAREDTHYLLYIYDLMRLRLVNESSGENDLLLEVCKRSNDICLQLYEKEQLTDTSYLHIHGLKENKLNARQLSVLSSLYRWRDGIARAEDESTGYILPNRTLLEIAKEMPVTSGKLKRIVKSRNPFLERSLKDVINNIRDAIAASGAFERIAEQLKKGKLEELTVADVKNSSEDTEMIPAVDVDNIEDPNDGSAVVSAVITDVGAAPCMGTITSEASLGNMHLEDVAPETKDSGTSSVFTGPADKEKLSNDQQQAAKATVQVSKRPTAFGALFGKPAAGRRPDLFLGVSNVQGPRGQSQWIIS; from the exons ATGGAAGCGGACGAGGCCTCGGCGCCGCCTCCCCCGCCGTGGGCGCAGAACAAGTCGGCCGCGGCCATCGAGGCCTCGTCGGGCCCGCTCGCCGCCGCGGCCTCCCGCCTCTCGGCCCGCTCCCGTGCGCTCCCCTCGTCCCGCGACTTCCACTTCTACAACAACTTCCCGGCCTTCAAATCCCCCGTCGGCGCCGCGGCCGCCAAGGCCGACGCCTCCCTCGGCGTGCTCGGCGCGGCCCCGCTTCTCCCGACGCGGCAGCAGCAGCCGTTCCCAGGGGGCGGCGACCTCTACGACGCGTACGACTGGCTCGTCGCCCTCAACGACGACCTGCTCGAGCGTTTCGGCGCCTCCACGGACGAGTTCAAGGCGCTGCGGGAGAAGGAGGAGGCCTCCGGGCGGAGGGCGGCGCCGGAGgctggggacggggacggggacggggacgggttCCAAGTGGTGTgcgggaagaagaaaaagaaggtggGCGATGTGGGTGAGGAACGCGTTGGAAGAGTTGAGGCGTTTGGGGGTTCTGGCTCTGTGAAGATGGTCACCAAGGACAAGGCGGCCGCGCCGGGGGTGAAGGCGAAGGTGCCCTTCCACATCCGAACCATCCCACGGCCGCAGGATGTGTACCGCATTGTGGTGGACAACTCCAGCAAGCCGTTCGAGCATGTATTGCTTGAGCGCAGCGAGGATGGCACTCGTGTCGTGCACCCATTG GAAAAACTCCCTGTTGAACAACTAATCAGCAGAAATGTTCCTGATAGTGAGCCAGTTAAGCCACCCGCTTTAGATGACACTCCTTTTACATTTGTTGAAGACCTGAAAACCTTGGAGGTGCTAGCCACAAAGCTGAAGAATGCAACTGAGTTTGCT GTCGATTTGGAACACAACCATTATAGGTCGTTTCAGGGTTTGACATGTTTGATGCAGATTTCAACAAGAACAGAGGACTTTATTGTTGACACTCTTAAGCTTCGTAAATATCTTGGTGATTATCTAAGAGATTTTTTCAGAGATCCAACCAAGAAAAAG GTAATGCATGGCGCAGGTCGTGATATAATATGGCTTCAACGAGACTTCAGCATATATGTGTGCAACCTTTTTGACACAGGCCAG GCTTCAAAGGTCATGCAGATGGACCGCAACAGCTTGGAGCATCTTTTGCACCATTTCTGTGAAGTGACCGCAAATAAAGA ATACCAAGCTGCTGATTGGAGATTGAGGCCCCTTCCTGATGAAATGATCAA ATATGCTAGAGAGGATACACACTATCTGCTATATATATACGACCTGATGAGATTGAGACTAGTGAACGAGTCATCAGGTGAAAATGATCTTCTTTTAGAG GTTTGCAAGCGCAGCAATGACATTTGCTTGCAACTATATGAGAAGGAGCAGCTGACTGATACATCATATCTACATATACATGG GttgaaagaaaacaagctgaacGCAAGACAGCTGTCAGTTCTTTCC AGTCTATATCGATGGAGAGATGGCATTGCCCGTGCTGAGGATGAGAGCACTGGCTATATATTACCCAATAGGACTCTACTTGAGATAG CAAAGGAGATGCCTGTCACAAGTGGGAAGTTAAAAAGAATTGTTAAATCAAGAAATCCGTTTCTTGAGCGCAGTCTCAAAGATGTTATTAACAATATAAGGGATGCCATAGCAGCTTCTGGTGCTTTTGAAAGAATAGCGGAGCAGCTGAAGAAGGGAAAGCTGGAAGAG TTAACAGTGGCAGATGTGAAGAACAGCAGTGAGGACACTGAAATGATTCCTGCTGTTGATGTTGATAACATTGAAGATCCGAATGATGGATCTGCTGTAGTTTCTGCAGTGATTACAGATGTTGGTGCTGCTCCCTGTATGGGGACTATTACAAGCGAAGCTTCTTTGGGTAATATGCATTTAGAGGACGTTGCGCCCGAAACAAAGGATTCGGGTACTTCATCAGTGTTTACTGGACCGGCAGATAAGGAAAAACTGAGCAATGACCAGCAGCAA GCAGCAAAGGCTACTGTTCAAGTATCAAAGAGGCCTACAGCTTTTGGAGCTCTGTTTGGAAAACCAGCTGCTGGAAGAAGGCCAGATCTTTTCCTAGGGGTTTCAAATGTTCAG
- the LOC136536925 gene encoding protein RRP6-like 2 isoform X2, translating into MEADEASAPPPPPWAQNKSAAAIEASSGPLAAAASRLSARSRALPSSRDFHFYNNFPAFKSPVGAAAAKADASLGVLGAAPLLPTRQQQPFPGGGDLYDAYDWLVALNDDLLERFGASTDEFKALREKEEASGRRAAPEAGDGDGDGDGFQVVCGKKKKKVGDVGEERVGRVEAFGGSGSVKMVTKDKAAAPGVKAKVPFHIRTIPRPQDVYRIVVDNSSKPFEHVLLERSEDGTRVVHPLEKLPVEQLISRNVPDSEPVKPPALDDTPFTFVEDLKTLEVLATKLKNATEFAVDLEHNHYRSFQGLTCLMQISTRTEDFIVDTLKLRKYLGDYLRDFFRDPTKKKVMHGAGRDIIWLQRDFSIYVCNLFDTGQASKVMQMDRNSLEHLLHHFCEVTANKEYQAADWRLRPLPDEMIKYAREDTHYLLYIYDLMRLRLVNESSGENDLLLEVCKRSNDICLQLYEKEQLTDTSYLHIHGLKENKLNARQLSVLSSLYRWRDGIARAEDESTGYILPNRTLLEIAKEMPVTSGKLKRIVKSRNPFLERSLKDVINNIRDAIAASGAFERIAEQLKKGKLEELTVADVKNSSEDTEMIPAVDVDNIEDPNDGSAVVSAVITDVGAAPCMGTITSEASLGNMHLEDVAPETKDSGTSSVFTGPADKEKLSNDQQQAAKATVQVSKRPTAFGALFGKPAAGRRPDLFLGVSNVQGPRGQSHWIIS; encoded by the exons ATGGAAGCGGACGAGGCCTCGGCGCCGCCTCCCCCGCCGTGGGCGCAGAACAAGTCGGCCGCGGCCATCGAGGCCTCGTCGGGCCCGCTCGCCGCCGCGGCCTCCCGCCTCTCGGCCCGCTCCCGTGCGCTCCCCTCGTCCCGCGACTTCCACTTCTACAACAACTTCCCGGCCTTCAAATCCCCCGTCGGCGCCGCGGCCGCCAAGGCCGACGCCTCCCTCGGCGTGCTCGGCGCGGCCCCGCTTCTCCCGACGCGGCAGCAGCAGCCGTTCCCAGGGGGCGGCGACCTCTACGACGCGTACGACTGGCTCGTCGCCCTCAACGACGACCTGCTCGAGCGTTTCGGCGCCTCCACGGACGAGTTCAAGGCGCTGCGGGAGAAGGAGGAGGCCTCCGGGCGGAGGGCGGCGCCGGAGgctggggacggggacggggacggggacgggttCCAAGTGGTGTgcgggaagaagaaaaagaaggtggGCGATGTGGGTGAGGAACGCGTTGGAAGAGTTGAGGCGTTTGGGGGTTCTGGCTCTGTGAAGATGGTCACCAAGGACAAGGCGGCCGCGCCGGGGGTGAAGGCGAAGGTGCCCTTCCACATCCGAACCATCCCACGGCCGCAGGATGTGTACCGCATTGTGGTGGACAACTCCAGCAAGCCGTTCGAGCATGTATTGCTTGAGCGCAGCGAGGATGGCACTCGTGTCGTGCACCCATTG GAAAAACTCCCTGTTGAACAACTAATCAGCAGAAATGTTCCTGATAGTGAGCCAGTTAAGCCACCCGCTTTAGATGACACTCCTTTTACATTTGTTGAAGACCTGAAAACCTTGGAGGTGCTAGCCACAAAGCTGAAGAATGCAACTGAGTTTGCT GTCGATTTGGAACACAACCATTATAGGTCGTTTCAGGGTTTGACATGTTTGATGCAGATTTCAACAAGAACAGAGGACTTTATTGTTGACACTCTTAAGCTTCGTAAATATCTTGGTGATTATCTAAGAGATTTTTTCAGAGATCCAACCAAGAAAAAG GTAATGCATGGCGCAGGTCGTGATATAATATGGCTTCAACGAGACTTCAGCATATATGTGTGCAACCTTTTTGACACAGGCCAG GCTTCAAAGGTCATGCAGATGGACCGCAACAGCTTGGAGCATCTTTTGCACCATTTCTGTGAAGTGACCGCAAATAAAGA ATACCAAGCTGCTGATTGGAGATTGAGGCCCCTTCCTGATGAAATGATCAA ATATGCTAGAGAGGATACACACTATCTGCTATATATATACGACCTGATGAGATTGAGACTAGTGAACGAGTCATCAGGTGAAAATGATCTTCTTTTAGAG GTTTGCAAGCGCAGCAATGACATTTGCTTGCAACTATATGAGAAGGAGCAGCTGACTGATACATCATATCTACATATACATGG GttgaaagaaaacaagctgaacGCAAGACAGCTGTCAGTTCTTTCC AGTCTATATCGATGGAGAGATGGCATTGCCCGTGCTGAGGATGAGAGCACTGGCTATATATTACCCAATAGGACTCTACTTGAGATAG CAAAGGAGATGCCTGTCACAAGTGGGAAGTTAAAAAGAATTGTTAAATCAAGAAATCCGTTTCTTGAGCGCAGTCTCAAAGATGTTATTAACAATATAAGGGATGCCATAGCAGCTTCTGGTGCTTTTGAAAGAATAGCGGAGCAGCTGAAGAAGGGAAAGCTGGAAGAG TTAACAGTGGCAGATGTGAAGAACAGCAGTGAGGACACTGAAATGATTCCTGCTGTTGATGTTGATAACATTGAAGATCCGAATGATGGATCTGCTGTAGTTTCTGCAGTGATTACAGATGTTGGTGCTGCTCCCTGTATGGGGACTATTACAAGCGAAGCTTCTTTGGGTAATATGCATTTAGAGGACGTTGCGCCCGAAACAAAGGATTCGGGTACTTCATCAGTGTTTACTGGACCGGCAGATAAGGAAAAACTGAGCAATGACCAGCAGCAA GCAGCAAAGGCTACTGTTCAAGTATCAAAGAGGCCTACAGCTTTTGGAGCTCTGTTTGGAAAACCAGCTGCTGGAAGAAGGCCAGATCTTTTCCTAGGGGTTTCAAATGTTCAG GGTCCACGAGGGCAGTCCCATTGGATAATTTCTTGA
- the LOC136536925 gene encoding protein RRP6-like 1 isoform X1, producing MEADEASAPPPPPWAQNKSAAAIEASSGPLAAAASRLSARSRALPSSRDFHFYNNFPAFKSPVGAAAAKADASLGVLGAAPLLPTRQQQPFPGGGDLYDAYDWLVALNDDLLERFGASTDEFKALREKEEASGRRAAPEAGDGDGDGDGFQVVCGKKKKKVGDVGEERVGRVEAFGGSGSVKMVTKDKAAAPGVKAKVPFHIRTIPRPQDVYRIVVDNSSKPFEHVLLERSEDGTRVVHPLEKLPVEQLISRNVPDSEPVKPPALDDTPFTFVEDLKTLEVLATKLKNATEFAVDLEHNHYRSFQGLTCLMQISTRTEDFIVDTLKLRKYLGDYLRDFFRDPTKKKVMHGAGRDIIWLQRDFSIYVCNLFDTGQASKVMQMDRNSLEHLLHHFCEVTANKEYQAADWRLRPLPDEMIKYAREDTHYLLYIYDLMRLRLVNESSGENDLLLEVCKRSNDICLQLYEKEQLTDTSYLHIHGLKENKLNARQLSVLSSLYRWRDGIARAEDESTGYILPNRTLLEIAKEMPVTSGKLKRIVKSRNPFLERSLKDVINNIRDAIAASGAFERIAEQLKKGKLEELTVADVKNSSEDTEMIPAVDVDNIEDPNDGSAVVSAVITDVGAAPCMGTITSEASLGNMHLEDVAPETKDSGTSSVFTGPADKEKLSNDQQQAAKATVQVSKRPTAFGALFGKPAAGRRPDLFLGVSNVQGKTKVDKITSSVVLPFHHFSGGAKPSSAVLPAKESLHSEPESIKHSDPACQLEEMIQLDMETDEPQPPENGNEDGHCETEDTEMSKSPSDDPSGTKQRFRTLNEERNVQQNQKTP from the exons ATGGAAGCGGACGAGGCCTCGGCGCCGCCTCCCCCGCCGTGGGCGCAGAACAAGTCGGCCGCGGCCATCGAGGCCTCGTCGGGCCCGCTCGCCGCCGCGGCCTCCCGCCTCTCGGCCCGCTCCCGTGCGCTCCCCTCGTCCCGCGACTTCCACTTCTACAACAACTTCCCGGCCTTCAAATCCCCCGTCGGCGCCGCGGCCGCCAAGGCCGACGCCTCCCTCGGCGTGCTCGGCGCGGCCCCGCTTCTCCCGACGCGGCAGCAGCAGCCGTTCCCAGGGGGCGGCGACCTCTACGACGCGTACGACTGGCTCGTCGCCCTCAACGACGACCTGCTCGAGCGTTTCGGCGCCTCCACGGACGAGTTCAAGGCGCTGCGGGAGAAGGAGGAGGCCTCCGGGCGGAGGGCGGCGCCGGAGgctggggacggggacggggacggggacgggttCCAAGTGGTGTgcgggaagaagaaaaagaaggtggGCGATGTGGGTGAGGAACGCGTTGGAAGAGTTGAGGCGTTTGGGGGTTCTGGCTCTGTGAAGATGGTCACCAAGGACAAGGCGGCCGCGCCGGGGGTGAAGGCGAAGGTGCCCTTCCACATCCGAACCATCCCACGGCCGCAGGATGTGTACCGCATTGTGGTGGACAACTCCAGCAAGCCGTTCGAGCATGTATTGCTTGAGCGCAGCGAGGATGGCACTCGTGTCGTGCACCCATTG GAAAAACTCCCTGTTGAACAACTAATCAGCAGAAATGTTCCTGATAGTGAGCCAGTTAAGCCACCCGCTTTAGATGACACTCCTTTTACATTTGTTGAAGACCTGAAAACCTTGGAGGTGCTAGCCACAAAGCTGAAGAATGCAACTGAGTTTGCT GTCGATTTGGAACACAACCATTATAGGTCGTTTCAGGGTTTGACATGTTTGATGCAGATTTCAACAAGAACAGAGGACTTTATTGTTGACACTCTTAAGCTTCGTAAATATCTTGGTGATTATCTAAGAGATTTTTTCAGAGATCCAACCAAGAAAAAG GTAATGCATGGCGCAGGTCGTGATATAATATGGCTTCAACGAGACTTCAGCATATATGTGTGCAACCTTTTTGACACAGGCCAG GCTTCAAAGGTCATGCAGATGGACCGCAACAGCTTGGAGCATCTTTTGCACCATTTCTGTGAAGTGACCGCAAATAAAGA ATACCAAGCTGCTGATTGGAGATTGAGGCCCCTTCCTGATGAAATGATCAA ATATGCTAGAGAGGATACACACTATCTGCTATATATATACGACCTGATGAGATTGAGACTAGTGAACGAGTCATCAGGTGAAAATGATCTTCTTTTAGAG GTTTGCAAGCGCAGCAATGACATTTGCTTGCAACTATATGAGAAGGAGCAGCTGACTGATACATCATATCTACATATACATGG GttgaaagaaaacaagctgaacGCAAGACAGCTGTCAGTTCTTTCC AGTCTATATCGATGGAGAGATGGCATTGCCCGTGCTGAGGATGAGAGCACTGGCTATATATTACCCAATAGGACTCTACTTGAGATAG CAAAGGAGATGCCTGTCACAAGTGGGAAGTTAAAAAGAATTGTTAAATCAAGAAATCCGTTTCTTGAGCGCAGTCTCAAAGATGTTATTAACAATATAAGGGATGCCATAGCAGCTTCTGGTGCTTTTGAAAGAATAGCGGAGCAGCTGAAGAAGGGAAAGCTGGAAGAG TTAACAGTGGCAGATGTGAAGAACAGCAGTGAGGACACTGAAATGATTCCTGCTGTTGATGTTGATAACATTGAAGATCCGAATGATGGATCTGCTGTAGTTTCTGCAGTGATTACAGATGTTGGTGCTGCTCCCTGTATGGGGACTATTACAAGCGAAGCTTCTTTGGGTAATATGCATTTAGAGGACGTTGCGCCCGAAACAAAGGATTCGGGTACTTCATCAGTGTTTACTGGACCGGCAGATAAGGAAAAACTGAGCAATGACCAGCAGCAA GCAGCAAAGGCTACTGTTCAAGTATCAAAGAGGCCTACAGCTTTTGGAGCTCTGTTTGGAAAACCAGCTGCTGGAAGAAGGCCAGATCTTTTCCTAGGGGTTTCAAATGTTCAG GGTAAGACTAAGGTGGACAAGATAACGTCTTCCGTGGTACTTCCTTTTCATCATTTCTCTGGTGGTGCAAAACCATCATCAGCTGTCCTCCCAGCGAAAGAATCGTTGCATTCTGAACCAGAAAGCATCAAACACAGTGATCCAGCTTGTCAGTTGGAAGAAATGATACAGTTGGACATGGAAACAGACGAGCCACAACCACCAGAAAATGGCAACGAGGATGGACACTGTGAGACTGAAGACACTGAGATGTCAAAGTCCCCTTCAGATGACCCCTCTGGTACCAAGCAACGATTCCGAACACTCAACGAAGAAAGAAACGTTCAGCAGAATCAGAAGACACCTTGA